GGCTTTTTCTGTGAAGCGTTCAAACATGGCGTAATTCCCATCACCTGCTGCGTGCCGGTACGCTGATTCTAACACAGGGAAATTGACCCACCGGTTGCCGGTGGGACGCCAGAGAGGGGAGGATTGCCGCCCTTTGGATGGGCGGTCAGGGTGAGAAGGACAGCAACGAAAAGGCGATTACATCATGGGCCAGTCAAGGGCGATGACAAGTCGCTGACGCTTTGGGGCTTGGGAAAGGGCTCTGGTAGTCGCAGTTCCCATTGATGTTGGGTAAGGCGGTGACGCACGCTCTGGTCCCAGTTCGCTAAAATCTGAGAAAACTCGGGATGATGTAAACCACCCCGCCAGAGAATAAGCGCATCCTCACCCGTCGCTTGGTAGTAGCCGCGACGGCGGCCCGCTTCTTTGAAGCCAAATTTCTGATAAAGCGCGATGGCGGCCTGGTTGGAAACCCTCACCTCCAGCGTGGCTCGCTCCAGTCTGCGGTGCCAGGCTGATTTTAGCAGAGCATAGAGCATTCCTTGCCCTAAACCTTGTTCTTGATAGCTGGGGTTGACGGCCAGCAAGGTAATGTGGGCTTCTTCTAAGATAGCCCATAGGCAGCCGAGGGCCAGGACTGGCGGGCGATCGCTCCCCTGAACGGGCTCGGGCACCAAGACCCAAATATCGCTGTTGGGACTGTCAATTTCGCGCTGATAGCCGTCTGCATTCCACAGGCCCCCAAGACACTGTTGGTCTAGATCAAGCACCGCTGGCAGGAGGTCAGGGGTCAGCGATCGCAGCGCGATGAAATTCACAAGATGAAGGTTGGAAGGGCTGAGGTTGCACAGCCTCCAATTGTACACTGGGTAACGGGATGTCTGTGGGCCGTCAGACCCGTGCAGTCGCCATCGAAAACCGACGTCAACCCAAAGATGCTAGCTCGGGGCTCCGAGCCTAGTGGTTCTGACCCATGACCCCGCTCCTGCCTTGCACCCTCACCCAAATCTATAGATAAGGACACGATGGTTTCGACTCCCCCTGCCGTGGCAACTGCCACCGCTCGCCATTATTTGCCCGAGGTCGCGCCTACAGAGTTGGCGGGGCGATCGCCCAACCAGTTTCTGCTGCCGCTGACCGCCCGCGTCAACGATCAAGACAGCCTGGAGATCGGCGGCTGCGACGTGCCTGACCTAGTCAAAAAGTTTGGCTCTCCTCTTTATATTGTGGATGAGCACTCCCTGCGCACCGCTTGCCAGCAATATCGCGACGGCTTTGCCCGCCACTACCCCGGAGAGTCCCAGGTTCTCTACGCCTCCAAGGCCTGGAACTGCCTGGCGATCTGCGCCATTGTGGCCAGCGAAGGGCTGGGAGTGGACGTCGTCTCGGGCGGTGAGCTGCTGACTGCGCTCAAGGCAGGGGTGAGCTCGACCAAACTCTATCTCCACGGCAACAACAAATCCCTCGAAGAGCTGCGACTCGCGGCCGATGCAGGCTGCACCATCGTCGTAGACAACTGGCATGAGCTGCGGCTGCTCACGCAGTGGCTGGGAAATGAGGGCGCGCAATACGCACCGGCCCGGGTGATGCTGCGGCTGACGCCGGGCATCGAGTGCCACACCCACGAGTACATTCGCACAGGACACCTCGACAGCAAATTTGGCTTTGATCCAGACCAGCTGCCCGAGGTGTTTGCGTTTGTGAGCCAGCAGTCTTCCCTCAACTGCGTTGGCCTCCATGCCCACATCGGCTCTCAGATTTTTGAGCTGCAGCCCCACGAGGATTTGGGGAGCGTCATGGTGCAGTGGCTGGAGTTGGCTGCGACCTACGGCATCGAGGTAAAAGAGCTCAATATTGGCGGTGGTCTGGGGATCCGCTACACCGAGAGCGATGATCCCCCTAGCATCGAGGCGTGGGTGAAGGTCGTGGCTGATGCGGTGGCGAAGGCCTGCCAGCAAAGCCAGCGATCGCTTCCCAAGCTGCTGTGCGAACCCGGGCGATCGCTCATTGGCTCCACCTGCGTCACCGCCTACACCGTCGGCAGCCAAAAAGAAATTCCCGGCATTCGTACCTACCTTTCTGTCGATGGCGGTATGTCCGACAACCCCCGCCCCATCACCTATCAGTCGCTCTACCGCGCCCTGATCGCTAACCGCATGTCCGCCCCCCTGAGCGAAACGGTCACCGTCGCCGGTAAGCACTGCGAATCTGGCGATATCCTCATCAAGGCGGCCTCGCTACCGCCCGCAGAGGCTGGAGACATCCTCGTCGTCAATGCCACAGGTGCCTACAATTACAGCATGGCGTCGAACTACAACCGCGTGCCCCGGCCTGCCGCAGTCTTGGTCTGTGATGGCGAAGCAAATCTCATTGTGCAGCGAGAAACCTACGAAGATCTCCTCCGTCAAGACTGTCTACCCGATCGCTTGGTGCCGTAGATCGAGCCTGGTTGAGAGGTTGCCTAGAGCCATTACCGCTCTTCGCCTAGCTGCAATCTTCTCCAGGGCTGTCTTCCGCAGCGGGTATCGCCTTGTCGGTTGCGCCAGCCGCCCCAAGCGATACCTGCTGGATAAGTCCCTCGTCAAAGTGCAAGGTTGATCCAGTTCCAATGGGATATATGAAGCAATGGCTGATAGACCCTTCCTGGACTCACCCCTTGCTATTTTTTTCGATCCAGTTGCCCCCTTGGCTGTTTTCTATCGCTAGTCTTGGGTTTCTCGTAGATGTGGGCCTCGTTCTGCTTCTGACGTACTTTGTTCTAGTCATCATTGGCGAACGAAGAACGCTCTGGATGGTGCGAGGCTTTTTGGTGCTGATGCTGGCGGCGGCGCTCAGTAGTCGCTTGGGGCTGATGCTGCTCAGCTTTGTGCTGACCAATTTGGTCGTTGGTTCGGCAGTGGCAATGGCGGTAATTTTGCAGTCGGAGTTCCGGCGGTTTCTAGAGCAGCTAGGG
This genomic stretch from Geitlerinema sp. PCC 7407 harbors:
- the rimI gene encoding ribosomal protein S18-alanine N-acetyltransferase gives rise to the protein MNFIALRSLTPDLLPAVLDLDQQCLGGLWNADGYQREIDSPNSDIWVLVPEPVQGSDRPPVLALGCLWAILEEAHITLLAVNPSYQEQGLGQGMLYALLKSAWHRRLERATLEVRVSNQAAIALYQKFGFKEAGRRRGYYQATGEDALILWRGGLHHPEFSQILANWDQSVRHRLTQHQWELRLPEPFPKPQSVSDLSSPLTGP
- the lysA gene encoding diaminopimelate decarboxylase; its protein translation is MVSTPPAVATATARHYLPEVAPTELAGRSPNQFLLPLTARVNDQDSLEIGGCDVPDLVKKFGSPLYIVDEHSLRTACQQYRDGFARHYPGESQVLYASKAWNCLAICAIVASEGLGVDVVSGGELLTALKAGVSSTKLYLHGNNKSLEELRLAADAGCTIVVDNWHELRLLTQWLGNEGAQYAPARVMLRLTPGIECHTHEYIRTGHLDSKFGFDPDQLPEVFAFVSQQSSLNCVGLHAHIGSQIFELQPHEDLGSVMVQWLELAATYGIEVKELNIGGGLGIRYTESDDPPSIEAWVKVVADAVAKACQQSQRSLPKLLCEPGRSLIGSTCVTAYTVGSQKEIPGIRTYLSVDGGMSDNPRPITYQSLYRALIANRMSAPLSETVTVAGKHCESGDILIKAASLPPAEAGDILVVNATGAYNYSMASNYNRVPRPAAVLVCDGEANLIVQRETYEDLLRQDCLPDRLVP